One segment of Thermococcus profundus DNA contains the following:
- a CDS encoding PEGA domain-containing protein translates to MRRLITLVLAAVLVGSLVILPTKAVAGDNYYWAKSYGGAGTDVINDVKIWSDGSIIAVGYTNSTGAGGYDAFVMKLNPDGSLAWAKTYGGSKNDSASAVAIANNGDIIVAGWTESFGAGGKDVWVLKLDENGSIKWQKTYGGEYDDEAHAVTIAPNAGIIVAGYTRSFRTNGPNVWILRLDENGKVEWQKTYGGSSIDRAYAIALANNGDIIVAGETWSFDVAYGDVWVLRLDGNGNIKWQKTYGGKDNDWAYAVTIAPNGDIILVGETRSFGAGNNDAWILRLDENGNIKWQKTYGGDIYDEAYAVAIASNGDIIIAGVTSNFGARGTDVWVLRLDDNGNIKWEKIYGGNDFDDAHAVAIMDNGNIIIAGDNGAEPTILDVGADAWLLRLPPDGNLPGCSFYKDSNAQINEPYPTIEDSNAEIHETNAEVEYSNAYPHSWSPQVETQYGPATLSVSSEPSGAGVYINGTYEGVTPLTLTLNPGTYQVKLSKENYKDYTTTVTLAPMENKTITAQLTPKPATLSVNSDPAGAKVYVNGTYEGITPLNLTLSPGTYRIKLSKEDYENYTTTITLNPGESKTISPVLSPLFGYLSITSPEGAKVYVDGSLIGTTPITDYKLPKGKHELKLVKEGYEGYSANITITGGKTLSLTPQLKPIIKTTTSTTATTTTTTTTTTTSNLIQSSTSPSSTTPVSSSSTGFSSKLLYALGTILILALIGGIAAKARGGKKPSEPSRRPEATQGKHPAQEHMESPTPQLAATSASQPSNYHPEFPAELLNKYEPLEFLGEGGFAKVYKVRRKKDGQIVALKIPRIDEKTSKTFLREVSTWLQLDHPNIVKLYDADILPVPHLEMEYVEGFKLNGKTIRDLEKYPKPVDESTALRLVRGIAEGLKHAHSKGIYHRDLKPQNVLLKSDLTPKITDWGLAKIGTMSSSRSVMGYTPLYAAPEHLLPGKYGHTDARTDIWQLGVIFYELLTGKLPFEGYTYEEVFGKIVDETYRFTPPSKIDPELAKYDEIFEKLLAKRKEERYQSVDEFLKDVGKLEEVERRKAELESEVQELKKTLSWSVSALKKSTTPEEIRKNRRIVVETLGKLALAYAQLNNKAELLNTLNDLKFYTVKNLNDLLSAISTAETLLKENLPVSEDFIERLKVLVHEIKRENET, encoded by the coding sequence ATGAGAAGGCTCATCACGCTGGTACTTGCCGCCGTTCTGGTGGGGTCGCTCGTAATACTTCCAACGAAAGCCGTCGCAGGAGACAACTATTACTGGGCTAAGAGCTACGGCGGGGCTGGCACTGACGTTATCAATGACGTCAAGATTTGGTCGGACGGGAGTATTATCGCGGTTGGTTATACCAACTCAACCGGAGCAGGAGGATACGACGCTTTTGTGATGAAGCTCAACCCAGATGGAAGCCTCGCTTGGGCAAAAACATACGGTGGAAGCAAAAATGACTCAGCTTCAGCAGTTGCTATTGCCAATAACGGGGACATTATCGTAGCAGGCTGGACTGAAAGTTTCGGCGCTGGGGGTAAAGATGTTTGGGTTTTGAAGCTTGACGAGAATGGGAGTATAAAATGGCAGAAAACTTATGGGGGAGAGTATGATGACGAAGCTCATGCAGTCACTATAGCTCCAAATGCGGGCATTATCGTTGCTGGATACACTAGGAGTTTTAGAACTAACGGACCCAATGTTTGGATTCTTCGTCTGGACGAGAACGGAAAGGTGGAGTGGCAGAAGACTTATGGGGGAAGTAGTATCGATAGGGCTTACGCGATTGCCTTGGCTAACAACGGAGACATCATTGTGGCAGGAGAAACGTGGAGTTTTGACGTTGCATATGGTGATGTTTGGGTTCTCAGACTTGACGGGAATGGAAACATAAAATGGCAGAAAACTTACGGAGGGAAAGACAACGATTGGGCTTACGCAGTCACCATTGCTCCAAATGGAGACATTATCCTCGTTGGAGAGACTCGTAGCTTTGGTGCTGGTAATAATGACGCCTGGATTTTGAGACTTGACGAGAATGGGAACATTAAATGGCAGAAAACTTATGGGGGAGATATTTATGATGAGGCTTATGCGGTTGCCATCGCTTCCAACGGAGATATTATTATAGCTGGAGTAACTTCAAACTTTGGTGCTCGCGGGACTGATGTTTGGGTTCTCAGGCTTGATGATAATGGGAACATTAAATGGGAAAAGATCTATGGTGGAAACGATTTTGATGATGCTCACGCAGTTGCTATCATGGATAATGGGAATATCATCATCGCAGGAGACAATGGAGCAGAACCTACCATCCTTGATGTTGGAGCAGATGCTTGGCTCCTCCGCCTCCCACCGGACGGGAACCTTCCCGGCTGTAGCTTCTACAAAGACTCAAACGCCCAGATTAATGAGCCTTACCCAACCATTGAAGACTCAAACGCAGAAATCCACGAGACTAACGCCGAAGTTGAATACTCAAACGCCTATCCTCATTCATGGAGTCCACAGGTGGAGACGCAGTATGGGCCCGCAACCCTCTCAGTTAGCTCTGAGCCAAGTGGAGCAGGAGTTTACATTAACGGGACCTATGAAGGGGTAACACCATTAACTTTAACCCTCAATCCCGGAACCTATCAGGTAAAACTCTCCAAAGAGAACTACAAGGACTACACTACCACAGTAACCCTTGCTCCAATGGAAAACAAGACAATAACAGCCCAGCTAACCCCCAAACCAGCGACTCTCTCGGTTAATTCAGATCCAGCAGGTGCTAAGGTTTACGTTAACGGAACTTACGAGGGGATAACCCCATTAAATCTGACCCTCAGCCCCGGGACGTATCGGATAAAACTCTCTAAAGAGGATTACGAGAATTATACCACCACAATAACCCTTAACCCAGGGGAGAGCAAGACGATCTCTCCAGTACTATCACCTCTTTTCGGTTACTTATCAATAACTTCCCCTGAAGGAGCTAAAGTTTACGTTGATGGTTCACTCATCGGCACGACTCCAATCACAGACTACAAGTTGCCGAAGGGCAAGCACGAGTTAAAACTTGTTAAAGAGGGTTATGAGGGTTATTCCGCGAACATTACGATAACGGGCGGGAAAACCCTCTCGCTCACTCCACAATTGAAGCCCATAATCAAGACTACCACAAGCACAACAGCGACCACTACAACAACTACCACAACCACTACAACATCAAACCTCATTCAGTCTTCAACTTCCCCATCATCAACGACTCCGGTAAGCTCCTCTTCAACAGGATTCTCATCAAAACTCCTCTACGCTCTCGGAACAATCCTCATCCTTGCTCTCATAGGAGGGATAGCTGCAAAGGCAAGGGGCGGGAAGAAACCCAGTGAACCCTCTCGGAGACCAGAGGCCACACAAGGAAAACACCCCGCCCAAGAACATATGGAGAGCCCCACACCACAACTGGCAGCAACTTCAGCATCTCAACCATCGAACTATCATCCGGAATTCCCGGCAGAACTCCTCAACAAGTACGAGCCCTTAGAATTCCTCGGTGAGGGCGGCTTCGCCAAAGTTTACAAAGTAAGGAGAAAGAAAGACGGCCAAATCGTGGCCCTTAAAATCCCGCGTATAGATGAGAAGACGAGCAAGACCTTCCTCAGGGAAGTATCCACATGGTTACAGCTCGACCATCCGAACATCGTCAAACTCTACGACGCGGACATCCTCCCAGTACCGCACCTTGAAATGGAGTACGTTGAGGGCTTCAAACTGAACGGAAAGACCATCAGAGACCTGGAAAAGTACCCGAAGCCCGTTGATGAAAGCACTGCACTGAGACTCGTCAGGGGAATTGCCGAAGGATTAAAACACGCCCACTCTAAAGGAATCTACCACCGTGATTTAAAGCCTCAAAACGTCCTCCTCAAGAGCGATTTAACTCCCAAAATAACTGACTGGGGCCTGGCAAAAATTGGAACAATGAGCTCAAGCAGGAGCGTAATGGGCTACACTCCCCTTTACGCGGCTCCAGAGCACCTCCTGCCCGGAAAATACGGCCACACGGACGCGAGAACCGATATCTGGCAGTTGGGCGTCATATTCTACGAGCTCCTAACTGGAAAGCTTCCCTTTGAGGGCTACACCTATGAAGAGGTCTTCGGAAAGATAGTTGACGAAACTTACAGGTTCACTCCACCATCAAAGATCGATCCGGAGCTGGCAAAATACGATGAAATCTTCGAGAAGCTCTTAGCCAAAAGGAAGGAGGAGCGCTATCAGAGCGTTGACGAGTTCTTAAAAGACGTTGGAAAGCTTGAAGAAGTTGAGAGGCGGAAAGCTGAGCTGGAAAGCGAAGTCCAAGAACTCAAAAAGACCCTCAGCTGGAGTGTTTCGGCACTGAAGAAGAGCACAACACCAGAGGAAATTCGGAAAAACAGGAGAATAGTAGTTGAAACACTCGGAAAACTGGCCCTCGCGTACGCGCAACTCAACAACAAAGCCGAACTCCTCAACACCCTCAACGACCTCAAGTTCTACACGGTGAAGAACTTGAACGACCTCCTCAGCGCGATAAGCACGGCCGAGACCCTCTTGAAAGAGAACCTCCCTGTTAGCGAAGACTTCATAGAAAGACTGAAAGTTTTAGTTCACGAAATAAAACGGGAAAACGAGACGTGA
- a CDS encoding OB-fold nucleic acid binding domain-containing protein, with protein sequence MAVLTKEDILKLVRSKTGMSEGEIEKKLKEIMKREGVGEHAAALLLAEELGISLEEEEEALKLGDLVPGMTGVNVVGRVLRKYPPREYTRRDGGKGVVANLIIYDATGKVRLVLWDSQFGKYYNEINPGDVVKVINPSVREGRNGVELHVNFRSRIIVNPTDDPRVEEIPPIEEVRSYNYKRVKIGDLMGGEKFIELRGTVARLYRVTVYDACPQCRRKVDYDPATETWICPEHGEVEPVKMTVVDFGLDDGSGYIRVTLFGDEAADLLGVDPEEIYEKQKELIEAGATPKEASRKLAEEEFYTVLGKEIVTRGNVIDDKFFGLILKAFGWDEIDFKREISIERSQLREALKRLEEVEG encoded by the coding sequence ATGGCAGTGCTTACAAAGGAGGACATCCTCAAACTCGTCCGGTCAAAGACCGGCATGAGTGAGGGAGAGATAGAGAAAAAACTCAAGGAGATCATGAAGCGTGAGGGTGTCGGAGAACACGCCGCTGCGCTTCTCCTTGCAGAGGAACTTGGAATCAGTCTTGAAGAGGAGGAAGAGGCCCTTAAGCTCGGAGACCTTGTTCCCGGGATGACCGGCGTCAACGTCGTGGGCAGGGTTCTCAGGAAGTATCCACCAAGGGAATACACGAGGAGGGACGGCGGAAAAGGCGTTGTGGCCAACCTCATCATTTACGACGCCACAGGAAAGGTCAGGCTCGTCCTGTGGGACTCGCAGTTTGGAAAGTACTACAACGAAATAAACCCCGGCGACGTCGTTAAGGTCATCAACCCGAGCGTCCGCGAGGGGAGAAACGGAGTTGAGCTCCACGTCAACTTCAGAAGCAGGATAATCGTTAACCCGACCGACGATCCCCGCGTTGAGGAGATACCGCCCATTGAAGAGGTCAGGAGCTACAACTACAAGCGCGTTAAGATAGGCGACCTCATGGGAGGAGAGAAGTTCATAGAGCTGAGGGGAACTGTGGCTAGACTCTACCGCGTCACAGTTTACGACGCCTGCCCCCAGTGCAGGAGGAAGGTTGACTACGATCCAGCCACCGAGACATGGATCTGCCCGGAGCACGGTGAAGTCGAACCGGTTAAGATGACCGTCGTTGACTTCGGCCTCGACGACGGAAGCGGCTACATAAGGGTTACACTCTTCGGGGACGAGGCGGCGGATCTTCTCGGCGTGGATCCCGAGGAGATCTACGAGAAGCAGAAGGAACTGATCGAGGCCGGGGCTACTCCCAAGGAGGCCTCCAGAAAGCTCGCGGAGGAGGAGTTCTACACGGTTCTCGGGAAGGAGATAGTGACGAGGGGCAACGTCATCGACGACAAGTTCTTCGGTCTCATCCTGAAGGCCTTCGGCTGGGACGAGATAGACTTCAAGAGGGAGATCTCCATCGAGAGGAGCCAGCTCAGGGAAGCTTTAAAGAGGCTCGAAGAGGTTGAGGGGTGA
- a CDS encoding ATP-binding protein: MTMKFYDREKEVELLRKAKRAAIIGRRRVGKTRLVEEALNPITLFIPAEKNEALICRDWLEEIRERRYIPEIGTMKGIVEFLMREGETVFIDELQNALKVNPSFVYDLQRLLDKHREAKLVVTGSLISMSKKLIEDYNSPLYGRFDIVVKLRELDFQTVLEIMKDLGYGVEDAVKMWAVFGGLPKYYETLERFSMPVEDFIRTMFFEEPYPMFPEVMLMLKEELGKEYRTYFSILQAISEGKHTLGEISSHLSVKETSLTKYLHALEKDYELIVKKKDAFGRGRNRYYISQNLVHFWFRFLWRNYGKIERGALRWNDNEFNSYIGRKVEELIEALADLFVPFEIESRGKLWGKFKDKEKGKESFEIDVVAVGRGEAAFFEVKWEELNRKEAERELEWLGERIKATGYRGKAFPILVARKVKGKKGLEGVYDLWDLEEVLKEKSRKTLP; the protein is encoded by the coding sequence ATGACCATGAAGTTCTACGACAGGGAGAAGGAGGTTGAACTCCTGAGGAAGGCTAAGAGAGCTGCGATAATAGGGAGGAGAAGAGTGGGGAAGACGAGACTCGTGGAGGAGGCCCTAAATCCCATAACGCTCTTCATACCAGCAGAGAAGAACGAGGCCCTGATATGTAGGGACTGGCTGGAGGAGATAAGGGAAAGGCGCTACATCCCGGAGATAGGCACCATGAAGGGCATCGTAGAGTTCCTGATGAGGGAGGGGGAGACCGTCTTCATAGATGAGCTCCAGAATGCTCTCAAAGTTAATCCCTCCTTCGTCTATGACCTCCAGAGGCTCCTCGACAAGCACCGGGAGGCGAAGCTCGTTGTTACGGGCTCCCTAATCTCAATGTCAAAGAAGCTCATAGAGGACTACAACAGCCCTCTCTACGGCAGGTTCGACATCGTGGTGAAGCTGAGGGAGCTTGACTTTCAAACCGTCCTGGAGATTATGAAAGACCTCGGCTATGGTGTTGAGGATGCCGTTAAGATGTGGGCGGTTTTCGGCGGGCTTCCGAAGTACTACGAGACCCTTGAGCGCTTTTCAATGCCCGTTGAGGACTTCATAAGGACGATGTTCTTTGAGGAGCCTTATCCAATGTTCCCTGAGGTAATGCTCATGCTCAAGGAGGAGCTTGGGAAGGAGTACCGAACTTACTTCAGCATCCTCCAGGCGATAAGCGAGGGAAAGCACACCCTCGGCGAGATATCCTCCCACCTCTCGGTGAAGGAAACGAGCCTCACCAAGTACCTCCACGCGCTTGAGAAGGACTACGAGCTGATCGTGAAGAAGAAGGACGCCTTCGGGAGGGGCAGAAACCGCTATTATATCTCTCAGAACCTCGTTCACTTCTGGTTCCGCTTCCTCTGGAGGAACTACGGGAAGATCGAGCGGGGGGCGCTGAGGTGGAACGATAACGAGTTCAACTCATACATCGGGAGGAAGGTTGAGGAGCTAATAGAAGCGCTGGCAGATCTCTTTGTTCCCTTTGAGATTGAAAGCCGGGGAAAGCTGTGGGGAAAGTTCAAGGATAAAGAGAAGGGAAAGGAGTCATTCGAGATAGACGTTGTGGCCGTTGGGAGGGGCGAGGCAGCCTTCTTTGAGGTTAAGTGGGAAGAGCTGAACAGGAAGGAGGCCGAGAGGGAGCTTGAGTGGTTAGGGGAGAGGATAAAAGCCACTGGGTACAGGGGGAAGGCCTTCCCAATCCTCGTGGCGAGGAAGGTTAAAGGGAAGAAAGGGCTTGAGGGAGTTTACGACCTTTGGGATTTGGAAGAAGTTTTAAAGGAAAAATCAAGGAAAACACTCCCATAA
- a CDS encoding sugar phosphate isomerase/epimerase family protein — protein sequence MEIGVTIYPQFITKDKTLASILADVKIKEYDFVSVFPHTLGLIVNGQVVEKKLRNIENTLKGVGIDYIIRMPTSMNLRDHIYHTRHFRVAKAIADVSIKLGAKVIVMQSGKTGRLDLEIEALQQLADMVKPFGIKIALENTYSVKDTLYVVDNVGRDNVGFALDVAHAFLSAQGDENKLLEDVKLGTDKTIILMIHDNFGKLFPQVEPEDALAYGVGDLHLLPGEGKIPFGKVLKLFGDVPILLKVKDPEKFSKIPTKKGLIELLTSL from the coding sequence ATGGAGATAGGCGTCACGATATATCCCCAGTTCATAACGAAGGACAAGACCCTCGCGTCGATACTGGCGGACGTTAAGATAAAGGAGTACGACTTCGTCTCGGTGTTCCCGCACACCCTTGGACTGATCGTCAACGGCCAGGTCGTTGAGAAGAAGCTCCGGAACATTGAGAACACCCTGAAGGGGGTTGGAATAGACTACATCATAAGGATGCCCACCTCAATGAACCTCAGGGATCACATCTACCACACCAGGCACTTCCGCGTGGCCAAAGCCATAGCGGACGTCTCCATAAAGCTCGGGGCCAAGGTTATAGTCATGCAGAGCGGCAAGACCGGAAGGCTTGACCTTGAGATAGAGGCCCTCCAGCAGCTCGCGGACATGGTGAAGCCCTTTGGAATAAAGATAGCCCTGGAGAACACTTACAGCGTTAAGGACACCCTATACGTGGTTGACAACGTTGGGAGGGACAACGTGGGCTTTGCCCTCGACGTTGCACACGCCTTCCTGAGCGCCCAGGGTGACGAGAACAAACTACTTGAGGACGTCAAGCTCGGAACCGACAAAACGATCATCCTGATGATACACGACAACTTCGGGAAGCTCTTCCCCCAGGTCGAGCCGGAGGATGCCCTGGCGTACGGCGTCGGTGACCTGCACCTGCTCCCCGGGGAGGGGAAGATACCCTTCGGCAAGGTTCTCAAGCTCTTCGGGGACGTTCCAATACTCCTGAAGGTCAAGGATCCCGAGAAGTTCTCAAAGATACCGACGAAAAAAGGATTGATAGAGCTCCTGACGAGCCTCTGA
- the ftsY gene encoding signal recognition particle-docking protein FtsY translates to MFGKLREKLKKFTKQVEEKVEEEEKKLPEVGTKPAEAEKKEEVSAKEEKKPGFLGKLLQVEIKEKDVERALEDLEIELLEADVALEVVDELRESIKRKLVGRKVRIGTDKGKIIEGAVKEAVLEVLTPPKRIDLLEEIKKKGEKPYVIVFVGFNGSGKTTTIAKLAHWLKKNGLGVVIAASDTFRAGAIEQVEQHAKNVGVKVIKHSYGADPAAVAYDAIQHAKARGIDVVLVDTAGRNELNRNLMDEMKKIVRVTKPDLVVFVGDSLAGNSIIEQARQFNEAVRIDGVILTKLDADARGGAALSISHAIGAPILFVGVGQGYDDLRPFDEKWFVDLIFGEE, encoded by the coding sequence ATGTTCGGGAAGCTCAGGGAGAAGCTTAAGAAGTTCACAAAGCAGGTCGAGGAGAAGGTTGAGGAAGAAGAGAAGAAGCTTCCTGAGGTAGGAACAAAGCCCGCTGAAGCTGAGAAGAAAGAAGAGGTTTCCGCAAAGGAAGAGAAAAAACCAGGTTTTCTTGGAAAGCTCCTCCAGGTTGAGATAAAGGAGAAGGACGTGGAGAGGGCCCTTGAGGATCTGGAGATAGAGCTCCTTGAGGCGGACGTTGCTTTAGAAGTCGTTGACGAGCTGAGGGAGAGCATAAAGAGGAAGCTCGTGGGGAGGAAGGTTAGAATCGGAACAGACAAGGGCAAGATCATCGAGGGGGCCGTTAAGGAGGCCGTTCTTGAAGTCCTAACTCCACCGAAGAGGATCGACCTTCTGGAGGAGATCAAAAAGAAGGGAGAAAAGCCCTACGTGATAGTCTTCGTCGGCTTCAACGGCTCCGGGAAGACGACCACCATAGCCAAGCTTGCCCACTGGCTCAAGAAGAACGGTCTGGGCGTTGTCATAGCGGCCAGCGACACCTTCCGTGCGGGGGCGATAGAGCAGGTGGAACAGCACGCGAAGAACGTTGGCGTTAAGGTGATAAAGCACTCCTACGGGGCCGACCCAGCGGCAGTCGCCTACGACGCCATCCAGCACGCCAAGGCCAGGGGGATCGATGTGGTGCTCGTCGATACCGCAGGTAGGAACGAGCTGAACAGAAACCTCATGGACGAGATGAAGAAGATCGTCCGCGTCACCAAGCCCGATCTTGTCGTCTTCGTCGGGGATTCCCTGGCGGGCAACTCGATAATAGAGCAGGCCAGGCAGTTCAACGAGGCGGTTAGGATAGACGGGGTCATACTCACCAAGCTAGATGCCGATGCAAGGGGAGGAGCAGCTTTGAGCATAAGCCACGCGATAGGCGCTCCAATTCTCTTCGTGGGCGTTGGTCAGGGCTACGACGACCTGAGGCCCTTCGACGAGAAGTGGTTCGTCGACCTGATCTTTGGAGAGGAGTGA
- the scpB gene encoding SMC-Scp complex subunit ScpB, translating to MGLLEDKALVEAALFVSGRPLSLKELSKALGIKSIDYLEKLIELIAAEYAERKSAIEIVRVLGDKYVMQVKQEYSQRVIHLMPRPDLRTGELKTLALIAYLQPIEQSKIIKLRGSQAYEHIKKLVEMGLVYAEPYERTKLLGTTQKFAELYGFPENDPNVIKEAFKRVVHAEYTDIIAKLEGKEENEGSQGEVQEGQEPAGEEVS from the coding sequence ATGGGACTGCTCGAAGACAAGGCCCTCGTCGAGGCTGCACTTTTCGTTTCTGGAAGACCCCTCAGTCTGAAGGAGCTCTCAAAGGCCCTTGGGATAAAATCCATTGACTACCTCGAAAAGCTCATAGAGCTGATAGCGGCCGAGTACGCGGAGAGGAAGAGCGCGATAGAGATTGTCAGGGTTCTCGGGGACAAATACGTTATGCAGGTGAAGCAGGAGTACAGCCAGAGGGTAATTCACCTCATGCCCAGACCCGACCTCAGGACGGGTGAGCTCAAGACTCTCGCCTTGATAGCCTACCTCCAGCCGATAGAGCAGAGTAAGATAATCAAACTCCGCGGAAGCCAGGCCTACGAGCACATAAAGAAGCTTGTTGAGATGGGACTTGTTTACGCGGAGCCCTACGAGAGGACCAAACTTCTGGGAACGACTCAGAAGTTCGCTGAGCTCTACGGCTTCCCTGAGAACGACCCGAACGTCATCAAGGAGGCCTTCAAGAGGGTCGTGCACGCGGAGTACACCGACATCATTGCCAAGCTGGAAGGGAAGGAAGAGAATGAAGGATCTCAAGGGGAAGTTCAGGAAGGTCAAGAGCCCGCTGGTGAGGAAGTAAGTTGA
- a CDS encoding glutaredoxin, with protein sequence MKKLKSAFAILLILSILLLPLASAADWKFEKSKIHFYMYGMSTCPHCRHMKKLIPETYGYDRFTYYELNGNQHNGKVLTNISRLTGITGVPAIGIVYDGKLVGIIEGEYNVSATPEIVRIALQNNGTLLFVGGKTYLLPWNSTKSMETVNKLYYLFVKAGEPEKLPTTTSSEGGSGICGPGFVALAALTPMVFVRRKK encoded by the coding sequence ATGAAGAAGTTAAAGTCCGCGTTTGCCATCCTCCTGATCCTCTCCATCCTGCTCCTCCCGCTGGCGAGCGCGGCGGATTGGAAGTTTGAGAAATCAAAGATCCACTTCTACATGTACGGCATGAGCACCTGCCCACACTGCAGGCACATGAAGAAGCTGATACCGGAAACATACGGATACGACAGGTTCACCTACTACGAACTCAACGGGAACCAGCACAACGGGAAAGTCCTTACCAACATCAGCAGGCTGACGGGTATAACCGGTGTCCCGGCCATCGGGATTGTTTACGACGGTAAGCTGGTGGGAATCATCGAGGGCGAGTACAACGTCAGCGCAACCCCCGAGATAGTTAGGATCGCCCTTCAAAACAACGGCACCCTTTTGTTCGTTGGCGGAAAAACCTACCTCCTCCCATGGAACAGCACGAAAAGCATGGAAACCGTGAACAAGCTCTACTACCTCTTCGTTAAGGCGGGAGAACCGGAGAAGCTCCCCACAACAACATCCAGCGAAGGGGGAAGCGGCATCTGCGGGCCGGGGTTCGTAGCCCTAGCCGCTCTCACTCCAATGGTTTTTGTAAGAAGAAAGAAGTGA
- a CDS encoding BMP family lipoprotein: MKKAIFALLLIGLVGFSVVASGCIGGGGGGKTSTTSSSPTKTSTEASGTGTTTQSPSQTATSGQGYKGAIAIVYDVGGRGDLSFNDMAYLGASKAAKDFNLQLVELQSSSEDDYYKNLETLAKEKKYALIIAVGFMMTESVEAISKKYPDQKFAIVDGDVYDRPNVMSIKFKENEGSALAGALAALIAANDNKNKVGIVLGMEIPVLYKFEAGYRFGVKWAEDYYKQKQGKDVSIDVIYQYTGSFNDAAKGKAAADAQLQDGAWVIYQVAGGTGLGVFNAVQEYLKSHGDKKMGPPFAIGVDSAQDWIKPGVIIASMMKRVDVGVYNAVKAALDGSFKGGALELGLKEGGVKLSTVDDVMTMFNSLPEDRQKDKLKELGFNSKDELRQFLENTRKQVPDWIWQAVDELQQKIISGEIKVPAPTNKDGIEKIRSAGTWQEMEQLAG, translated from the coding sequence ATGAAGAAAGCCATCTTTGCCCTGTTGTTGATAGGGCTCGTAGGATTTAGCGTCGTGGCCAGCGGCTGTATCGGCGGCGGTGGAGGCGGAAAGACCAGCACCACCAGCTCAAGCCCAACCAAGACCTCCACCGAGGCCTCTGGAACTGGTACCACAACCCAAAGCCCAAGCCAGACCGCAACCTCAGGCCAGGGATACAAGGGCGCCATAGCCATCGTTTATGACGTTGGCGGCAGGGGAGACCTGAGCTTCAACGATATGGCCTACCTCGGGGCCAGCAAGGCCGCGAAGGACTTCAACCTCCAGCTCGTCGAGCTCCAGAGCAGCAGTGAGGACGACTACTACAAGAACCTTGAGACCCTCGCCAAAGAGAAGAAGTACGCCCTCATAATAGCCGTTGGCTTCATGATGACCGAGTCGGTTGAGGCAATCTCCAAGAAGTACCCCGACCAGAAGTTTGCAATCGTTGATGGTGACGTTTACGACAGGCCGAACGTTATGAGCATCAAGTTCAAGGAGAACGAGGGTTCCGCCCTTGCCGGTGCCCTCGCGGCCCTCATAGCGGCCAACGACAACAAGAACAAGGTTGGAATCGTTCTGGGTATGGAGATACCCGTTCTCTACAAGTTCGAGGCCGGCTACCGCTTCGGTGTCAAGTGGGCCGAGGACTACTACAAGCAGAAGCAGGGCAAGGACGTTAGTATAGACGTCATCTACCAGTACACCGGATCCTTCAACGATGCCGCCAAGGGTAAGGCCGCGGCCGACGCCCAGCTCCAGGATGGGGCATGGGTAATATACCAGGTCGCCGGTGGAACCGGTCTCGGAGTCTTCAACGCGGTTCAGGAATACCTAAAGTCCCACGGGGATAAGAAGATGGGACCGCCTTTCGCCATCGGTGTTGACTCAGCCCAGGACTGGATCAAGCCGGGAGTCATCATAGCTAGCATGATGAAGCGCGTTGACGTCGGTGTCTACAACGCCGTCAAGGCTGCCCTCGACGGTAGCTTCAAGGGCGGGGCCCTTGAGCTCGGTCTCAAGGAGGGCGGTGTCAAGCTCAGCACCGTCGACGACGTTATGACCATGTTCAACTCCCTCCCCGAGGACCGCCAGAAGGACAAGCTCAAGGAGCTCGGCTTCAACAGCAAGGACGAGCTGAGGCAGTTCCTTGAGAACACGAGGAAGCAGGTTCCCGACTGGATATGGCAGGCCGTCGACGAGCTCCAGCAGAAGATCATCAGCGGGGAGATCAAGGTTCCGGCTCCGACCAACAAGGACGGAATCGAGAAGATCAGGAGCGCCGGCACCTGGCAGGAGATGGAGCAGCTCGCGGGCTGA